In Janibacter alkaliphilus, the following proteins share a genomic window:
- a CDS encoding three-helix bundle dimerization domain-containing protein, giving the protein MSTAPHTPDTYDRLIDDLTYAYDGVFSPETIATVVHEARALLEPRATITQYLPIFVAKQAREQLMTVAQAEGRVAKQVPEILFICVHNAGRSQMAAALTEHLSARKVHVRSAGSEPVDTVNPTVLEALAERGIPLSAPYPKPLTHSAVQAADVIVTMGCGDACPVFPGKRYEDWDVADPDGQPLDVVRDIRDDIQQRVTRLLRDVLA; this is encoded by the coding sequence GTGAGTACCGCACCCCACACGCCCGACACGTACGACCGACTCATCGACGACCTGACCTACGCCTACGACGGGGTCTTCTCACCCGAGACCATCGCCACAGTCGTGCACGAGGCCCGCGCCCTGCTCGAGCCGCGCGCCACGATCACGCAGTACCTGCCGATCTTCGTCGCGAAGCAGGCCCGCGAGCAGCTCATGACCGTGGCCCAGGCTGAAGGGAGAGTCGCCAAGCAAGTCCCCGAGATCCTCTTCATCTGCGTGCACAACGCCGGGCGGTCCCAGATGGCCGCCGCCCTCACCGAGCACCTGTCTGCCCGCAAGGTCCACGTGCGCTCGGCCGGGTCCGAACCCGTGGACACGGTCAACCCCACCGTCCTCGAAGCCCTGGCCGAGCGTGGCATCCCGCTCAGCGCGCCATACCCCAAGCCCTTGACCCACAGCGCCGTCCAGGCAGCAGACGTCATCGTCACCATGGGCTGCGGCGACGCCTGCCCGGTCTTTCCCGGCAAGCGCTACGAGGACTGGGACGTCGCCGACCCCGACGGCCAACCACTCGACGTCGTGCGGGACATCCGGGATGACATCCAACAGCGCGTAACCCGCCTCCTGCGCGACGTCCTCGCCTGA
- the arsB gene encoding ACR3 family arsenite efflux transporter, whose translation MSEETPERAPARLAMLDRYLPAWIGIAMVAGLVLGRGVPGLGSALDAVQLHGISLPIALGLLVMMYPPLAKVRYDRLDSVTRDRSLLGSSLVLNWIVGPALMFALAWAFLPDLPEYRTGLIIVGLARCIAMVIIWNDLACGDREAAAVLVALNSIFQILAFAALGWFYLAVLPGWLGLEQSTLDVSFGQIAVSVLIFLGVPLLAGYLSRRIGERRWGRQAYEGTFLPKIGPWALYGLLFTIVVLFALQGDAITSRPLDVARIAVPLLAYFALMWGAGYLTGRVLGMTYERTTTLAFTAAGNNFELAIAVAIATFGVTSGQALAGVVGPLIEVPVLVGLVYVSLGLRRRFPHSSSAVAPSRIPAEDRT comes from the coding sequence ATGTCTGAAGAAACCCCCGAACGCGCGCCCGCACGCCTGGCGATGCTGGATCGCTACCTGCCCGCGTGGATCGGCATCGCCATGGTCGCCGGGCTCGTGCTCGGCCGCGGGGTGCCCGGTCTGGGGTCCGCCCTGGACGCGGTCCAGCTGCACGGCATCTCGCTGCCCATCGCCCTCGGCCTGCTCGTCATGATGTACCCACCGCTGGCCAAGGTCAGGTACGACCGCCTTGATTCGGTCACCCGTGACCGCAGCCTGCTCGGGTCCTCCCTCGTGCTCAACTGGATCGTCGGCCCGGCGCTGATGTTCGCCCTGGCGTGGGCCTTCCTACCCGACCTGCCGGAGTACCGGACCGGTCTGATCATCGTAGGCCTCGCCCGGTGCATCGCCATGGTGATCATCTGGAACGACCTGGCCTGCGGCGACCGTGAAGCGGCTGCCGTCCTCGTCGCACTCAACTCGATCTTCCAGATCCTCGCCTTCGCGGCCCTCGGGTGGTTCTACCTGGCGGTGCTCCCGGGCTGGCTGGGCCTGGAGCAAAGCACGCTGGACGTCTCGTTCGGCCAGATCGCCGTGTCGGTCCTGATCTTCCTCGGGGTCCCCCTGCTCGCCGGGTACCTCTCCCGCCGCATCGGCGAGCGGCGCTGGGGCCGGCAGGCATACGAGGGCACCTTCCTGCCGAAGATCGGCCCGTGGGCGCTCTACGGCCTGCTCTTCACCATCGTCGTCCTCTTCGCCCTGCAGGGCGACGCGATCACCTCGCGCCCACTGGACGTCGCCCGCATCGCGGTGCCGCTCCTGGCCTACTTCGCCCTGATGTGGGGCGCCGGCTACCTCACCGGTCGCGTACTCGGGATGACCTACGAACGCACCACCACGCTCGCCTTCACCGCGGCGGGCAACAACTTCGAGCTGGCCATCGCCGTCGCCATCGCGACCTTCGGCGTCACATCCGGCCAGGCCCTCGCAGGCGTCGTCGGACCTCTGATCGAGGTGCCGGTCCTCGTCGGCTTGGTCTATGTCAGCCTCGGGCTGCGTCGACGCTTCCCCCACTCTTCGTCAGCCGTGGCACCATCTCGCATCCCAGCAGAGGACCGCACGTGA
- a CDS encoding ArsI/CadI family heavy metal resistance metalloenzyme, producing MSRVQIALNVVDLEASIAFYSTLFGVEPHKRRPGYANFAISEPPLKLVLIETDEATRESGPRGALNHLGVEVDSAEQVSEARTRLTDGGLATFDEDDTTCCYALQDKVWVHDPAGAPWEVYVVKDENPANAQPATASLPVLEQSSPCCAPQGSQA from the coding sequence GTGAGCCGCGTTCAGATCGCTCTCAATGTCGTCGACCTCGAGGCGTCCATCGCCTTCTACTCCACGCTCTTCGGTGTCGAGCCGCACAAGCGCCGGCCCGGCTACGCGAACTTCGCGATCAGTGAGCCGCCGCTGAAGCTCGTGCTCATCGAGACCGACGAGGCGACCCGCGAGAGTGGGCCGCGGGGTGCGCTAAACCACCTCGGCGTCGAGGTCGACAGCGCCGAGCAGGTCAGCGAGGCGCGCACCCGGCTCACGGATGGCGGGCTGGCGACGTTCGACGAGGACGACACGACGTGCTGCTACGCCCTGCAGGACAAGGTGTGGGTCCACGACCCGGCCGGCGCCCCGTGGGAGGTCTACGTCGTCAAGGACGAGAACCCGGCGAACGCCCAGCCGGCCACCGCGTCCCTGCCCGTCCTCGAGCAGTCCTCGCCGTGCTGCGCCCCGCAGGGGAGCCAAGCGTGA
- a CDS encoding ArsR/SmtB family transcription factor, whose protein sequence is MSIAHSTDGRTLLTQAVERCCATEGSAPISREDAEAVARLLKAVADPVRLQILGIVRCSPGQEVCACDLPEPLGLAQPTVSHHLKVLVDAGLLTRERRGQWAWFTLAPDRLALARQVLDA, encoded by the coding sequence ATGTCGATCGCCCACTCCACCGACGGACGCACCCTCCTCACCCAGGCGGTGGAGCGGTGCTGCGCCACCGAGGGGAGCGCACCCATCTCGCGCGAGGACGCCGAGGCGGTGGCCCGACTCCTCAAGGCGGTCGCCGACCCCGTCCGCCTGCAGATCCTGGGCATCGTGCGCTGCTCCCCCGGTCAGGAAGTGTGCGCCTGCGACCTACCGGAGCCCCTCGGCCTGGCCCAGCCCACGGTGAGTCACCACCTCAAGGTGCTCGTCGACGCCGGCCTGCTGACCCGGGAGCGTCGCGGGCAGTGGGCCTGGTTCACCCTCGCGCCCGATCGCCTCGCTCTGGCGCGTCAGGTCCTCGACGCCTGA